The genomic region TCATTTGATTTTATCTAAAGTCATGCAATTTACATGTATTTTCATGAAAAGTTGTATCTTTAATAGTTCACAGTAAATATTGAGCAATTTCACTATACTTACCAGCCACGTTGTGTTCTTTGTGAGAGTAGTGTTTAAACAggttttcttctttgtttttcacAGTGGTTCCTCTATCATTTAAATCTTGTATAAAAAGATGTATTcagtaacaattacatttttgaaaagcgTAACCACACAAGGTTGTACACATTTAAAAGTATACTAGTAGAAACATAAATTAGAGCAGTACCCATGTAATAGTATAATTGCAACTACAGACTTCTTCTGAAGgtgagtgtgattttttttatatagggcgTTTGGTCCATCAGGCTACAGAGACAGTTGACGCTGCCTAGGACACCAGCACCTTTGTAAAGACTTACTGTGACGGCTATAGTTCCCTTTAAATAACCTTTACAAGGATTCAGAATTGGAAATAACATAATTTATTTGACATTTTACTTTAATGATAATACTTTAAGTCTTTAAACTCTATACTTTATAGCCTTTAAACTCTAATGTAGTTTCTTATGCATTTTACTTACAACACATCGCCTCCCTCCATGCACTGTGTATTAGACAGGTAGGTGCCcctgaaaaaaaacctgtgcctaaaatgcagagcagcgcacTTCAGCGACATCTTCTGGCTGTTCGCATTCTCTTCTGGTCAATTCACGAATACTAAGCCTgtgggagcatgcacagttgggccTAGTCAGGAGtctgcttcaactgcgcatgctcccgcATGGCGTCGGGGAACTCCActttgctgctctgcattttaggctcaggttttttttcaggGGCACCTTTCTGTCTAATACACAGTGCAGGGAAAGATGGGTGAGGGGGTGATGAAAGGTAGTTAAAGGGGGCTGTTGTTTAtagggaggtttagttctcctttaagagattgcGTCCACCATCTTTAAGTGGACCACGTCACCATGCTCGTCCTTTCCAATGATGTGCACAGGTGTAACTTTCCTGAGAGACGGCTACAAGAGAAGAAAGAGTACTAACAAGACCAACGATATGCGCATGTGCCAAATCAAAAGACTAATTACGTAGCAgtcttgggggctgattcacaaaaggtTGATATTCCTTAACGCACAGTGTTTTGCGTTATTTAAGACGTGTCATTTAAGGAACTattcatcaaagtttttttgtttgtgacaTATCGCAAgtgttaattctacatttctgcacagtgGTATTCTAATGGCATTGCGgtatttatagaatagaattaatcttaatgcattattcactaacatcttttaagagataaaagcataaaatagtgcgataattactgtgaaatttaacacctcccaggagtaggcattactaaacaacatcagatggattaatagaggaagatatAGTGAGGTGCTGTAGGGCAGCAGTTAAAGTCCTTTATGAGGAACTGTagacttacctacagccactaacacattttcatgataccttgggcagatccagaatgcactAAGTTCTGtgtcccagggaaaggaatgactagaatactgtaaaaagagactccTACTCAGTGGCTAGTGGCATCCCGAATGGCTTAGGTGCTACAGATTGCATTAATAATGTGTGATTCATATGCCTTAAAAGATCGCACAAAATAACGCACACGATTCAGCTAAAATTAAcgttaaaatataatttcttaagttggacaagtgaacttttagtgaatcgatcgttaattctaaaaatataagaagtgataaaaattttaaggcatgctataaataacactcactttatcgacctttagtgaatcggccccttggtctTGAGACCAGTGCAATGACTTTTGGGAAGGATTTTTTCTATACTTCGTGCTTTTCAGAAATAATAAGCTAAGGATCTTTTAAATGGATGCATGCTTCAGTGAAATTACTCCACTGCAATGAGGTGAGCCTTTCCCTGCACTCCTTATTGTATTTAGTTCTTTCTTtgacctttaaaagagaaggaaagtcaccAATACCTGGggtgggtgccaaaagttaggcacccctcagtgattgtattcacttatccTATACCCTTGGGCACTGTGATGGCTTAGTGTTCTTCTCAGCGAGCGTCACAGAGCATTCCTGTGTTCATAGTCCCTGggattttgaagaaaaaagaagcagaaaatgGGATCATTTTGTGGTGCTGTCTGAGAAGAACCCCTGTCAGGTTTCAGGTAAATGAATACAATCACTTGCGGGTGTATACTTTTGGCTCCCTCAAGTGATTGtgactttcttctcctttaaactcaagGAAAATGTGAAAAGAGTACATAGAATCAGGGGTTGACTGTACATTTACCAGAGAATTCACTAGCCTACAAAAGTGTACATtttataaaacttaaaataacTCACCTAACCCACTGTACTGATGTAAAACAAAAACGAATGTCTTCATCAGTAACCTAATAATAATAGGCAGGGGTCCTTCTACTTACAAATTTTAGCTGCAGACTTTTTCCtcactttaaatattttgtagacAACACTGTAGAGAGCGAGCACAAAGACGGCTGAAATAAGAACCAGCCAAAAAATTCCAAGAGTATCCAAGTaatctgtttaaaaatataattgagaTATAATTAAGATACATTTCCTTGATTGGATTGTTCCTAATCCCAATATTCCATTCAAGGACATAAATTACAGAGACTGCAAGTATTCATTTGCAGTTTTAATGTTATTGTCACAATGGACATAGGTGTCATTTATATTAATGCCTATGGACCTAGGATTGCAGCTGGATATATATTTTGCATCATTTCATCTATAGGTACTCTGTGGTAGCATGTGTAAAGTATGTCAAAGTCCATAGTAACCTATCCTCATTTTACAAGCCTAATGCAGTAagaataataatatgtttttttacgatagggcagatttactgaagggcgaagtggcatcgctagcgaaaattaaAGAGAAACCAAATCCGCAGGGagatcgctaattcactaacaggcatagaggacaattcgctagcaaaaaagTACATCACTAACAAAGTTTTTGCACCCTTTCGCCAGGCGCATTTTcgctcaatcttatgtcagtgacatcatatcctgtatgccgaatggttataaaaatgattaaaaaaaaagctgacattttttcatattttaaagtgggattttaTTTAAAAGTTGTTAACtaagatttaatatttttttaaaccatttgaggagcatgccacatttttttttaagggtgggctcatgtctatggcattagaggatctcttttgtctttattttgcttccttagacatttgtaataataagtggccacttcaagcaatttccccaTTACtcataaagacatatatatcaCCTATATGTACCAGCCCtcttcaaattgacctaagagtaagtgtattaacgaagttttgctaggcagaaatttACGTTATCGAAAGTTCGCTATAAGTGCACTGTTATCCCCAACCCGAATGCGGCCTCTATTAGCCGGCACCTTTGGTTCGGGatgacatttttacccaacaggtgccctttaataaactTTTATCATTAACTATTATTGATTGTATTTCTTACACATAGGGAATAGGTAAGATTCACTTATACATCATATTGCATCagataatatatattgtttattattaacGGATAAATAGAGCTTATAACTTACATGGCACATAAAGCTCAAACTGTAGAGATACACTCATGTGACCGTTCTGTCCTTTCAATTCTTTACCAACGAAAGGAGAATTAAAAGAGTCTGTTGTTGCACTGACATTCAGTGGGTGTATTTCTAAGCTGAAAGAAGTCTTGTTGTCTTCTTTAGAATTCACCAGAAGGAAATAATGCTTTTCATAGGGGTGGACGAGATATGTTCCTCTTATTTCAAATGACACTTGTGCTTTGTCAcctatgtaaaaatattttactgttttttcttcCTTCTTGAGTTTTTTCCATATAGCCTTTACTCATCCCATCATCTTTCTAGTGCCCATATATATTATGATGCTTGCTATCTGTTGTTCTGCCTGGTAACACTGAGATTCATATATACTTTGTTTAATATGTTAAATATGGCACATATTGAATTGGATTATGTCTGTCCTTTAGAAAAACATTATTACAAATAGAAAGTCTAAGGTAAgggcattatttatcaaaatccaaatttttctgttaaaaattatcagaaaatttgggattttgataaataaggcccttaaaaaaattcttagcaaactagaatccacgatttcaccttatttattgtttaaaaaaataatttttccagaattgcttgattttatttgggctttttcccgaatttttaaaatttttaccccgaaaagtcagaaatagtcagattttcgggctaattccagcacagaccacagaaacttccaaataggataaggacctctcccattgaaaactaaaaattctgattttataataaaaaaaaactcaaattgttcaagttttttgcattcagactttaattaaTGGCCCCAGATAGTCCCCCTACACCCGGACTTAAGTTGACACTCCTAGACCTATGAGACATAGAGTATATATACTCTAGCTGCGATTCTTAAGCCAGAAGAAACAGTGTTCTATCATGGCTCTTCATCCTATAACTATCAGTGATAGTCATACAGTATTTTGGCCCGAAAacattcagtttaaataaatgaCAGGCTGATTGGCCACAATTTTCCTAAACTGGAGAAAACACCCATGTGTCATAGACCTAACTATTACAGAATGCCGATAAATTAGGCTGTCACAAGTTTAATAGAATGGACAAGTGGTTTCTGGAAGCAGTTTAGTGGACAACATAGTCATAGATCAACAAGCAAGGCCTAAATTGTGTTCTAGTGGACATTTGGTCAGCAGAGCACAAATACCAGTGCTGCCCTCACAGTGCTGTTTCTGTCATAAGCCTTAGAAGGCACTATAACAAAAATGCTGTAATTTAGCTGTTCTGCAGAAAAGATTTTTTGAATCCATTTAGCTCCAATACAGTTCCTTGTGTTGCCGCCCCTTTAAATGGTCCACATTGTTCTTATGTAAGattcttgaaaataaaaattatgtaaattaaaatatcatttacCCAATTCAAGATTTTCCCTACCACTTGAGTTCATATGCTCGTGAAAAGGATCCAAATATTTGTTTGGATAACAACGATATCTCTGTGAGTGATCATGAGATGTATTCATGCAAACATTGAGGATTATGGttgatatattttgtttgtttgttgagaAGGTTTCCAAAAAGTTCTTTTGATCACTTTGTTGCAGAAAGCATCTTAAACTAGTGTGAGTAGTGTCACTGGAACATGTATCACTACAAGACAAGATCATCGAGTTTCCTGCAAAAGAGATAACCTCCTTCAGGGTGTGTATCAACAAGATTTCTATCACACTAATAGGAGTAAAATGTGGTAActatatttctgtttttgaatAGATGCTTGCTGTATGTTGCATTGGGTTGTTTAGGACACTGGTGTCAATTGTGACctttacattttatgtttttagagCCCTACCTAAGTAGTTTGGCACCCTAAACAAGGGATACCCCAACACTTCTCTCTTTCTAacctctttcttttctttagttTCAAGACCTCCTTTTAAAATTACTATTTCTTGATGATTAATGATAACACACAGAACTTCTTGTTATTTTGTTCTGCTTATAACTGACCACAGAAACTgctaacttaaagggaaactgtcatggaaaaacatatttttttttcaaaatgcatcagttaatagtgctgctccagctgaattttgcacagaaatccatttttcaaaagtgcagataacagattttgttatattcaattttgaaatctgacatgtggctagataaattgtccatttcccagctgccttcagtcatgtgacttgtgctctgtactgctgtactgcaagttggagtgatatctaccctccctcccccccccccagcagcctaacaacagaacaatgggaaggtaaccagatggcagctccctaacacaagataacagctgcctagcagatctaagaacagcacttaataggaaaagccaagtcccactgaaacggattcagttacattaagtaggagaaataacagcctgccagaaagtaattccatcctaaagtgcaggcacaagtcacatggctggggcagctgggaaactgacaaaatgtctagccccatgtcagatttcaaaattgaatatcaaaaaagcagtttgctcttttgagaaatggagaattctgctggagcagcacttttaactgatgtgttttggaaaaaacatgtttttccatgacagtattcctttaatacatCAACGAAGCAGAGCACAAGACATTCCTTTTTCTAGTATCTCATTACTCTATTCATCTCCCCAGTATTGTACTTGGTTACCTGAggtccaccagagaacctgatctcaTGGGACCATCACCCTGGTTGGCAATAATGTACTAGAAACCCCTGGCCACCTCCTACCAGTTCTGAAACTAGGTGTTCTGG from Xenopus laevis strain J_2021 chromosome 1S, Xenopus_laevis_v10.1, whole genome shotgun sequence harbors:
- the LOC121399275 gene encoding transmembrane protein 156-like isoform X1 produces the protein MKMSKSALAKLLMAIIIIFIISIPELFKTLKGNSMILSCSDTCSSDTTHTSLRCFLQQSDQKNFLETFSTNKQNISTIILNVCMNTSHDHSQRYRCYPNKYLDPFHEHMNSSGRENLELGDKAQVSFEIRGTYLVHPYEKHYFLLVNSKEDNKTSFSLEIHPLNVSATTDSFNSPFVGKELKGQNGHMSVSLQFELYVPYYLDTLGIFWLVLISAVFVLALYSVVYKIFKVRKKSAAKIYLNDRGTTVKNKEENLFKHYSHKEHNVAEDKNSKVQVSIGRSRSLSIIQEQ
- the LOC121399275 gene encoding uncharacterized protein LOC121399275 isoform X3, coding for MKMSKSALAKLLMAIIIIFIISIPELFKTLKGDKAQVSFEIRGTYLVHPYEKHYFLLVNSKEDNKTSFSLEIHPLNVSATTDSFNSPFVGKELKGQNGHMSVSLQFELYVPYYLDTLGIFWLVLISAVFVLALYSVVYKIFKVRKKSAAKIYLNDRGTTVKNKEENLFKHYSHKEHNVAEDKNSKVQVSIGRSRSLSIIQEQ
- the LOC121399275 gene encoding transmembrane protein 156-like isoform X2: MKMSKSALAKLLMAIIIIFIISIPELFKTLKGNSMILSCSDTCSSDTTHTSLRCFLQQSDQKNFLETFSTNKQNISTIILNVCMNTSHDHSQRYRCYPNKYLDPFHEHMNSSGDKAQVSFEIRGTYLVHPYEKHYFLLVNSKEDNKTSFSLEIHPLNVSATTDSFNSPFVGKELKGQNGHMSVSLQFELYVPYYLDTLGIFWLVLISAVFVLALYSVVYKIFKVRKKSAAKIYLNDRGTTVKNKEENLFKHYSHKEHNVAEDKNSKVQVSIGRSRSLSIIQEQ